In Phragmites australis chromosome 16, lpPhrAust1.1, whole genome shotgun sequence, one DNA window encodes the following:
- the LOC133895583 gene encoding uncharacterized protein LOC133895583, with product MDCEPEELQFLGVVGVYRASAQILRGPHRPLFARIAAAFVLPLSALFLLHIAISHALFTHIDSDDTALDSTAPGTAQRDRLLSRLASDWAALLLFKAAYLLALLLFSLLSTAAAVFSVASVYSAKHDALSFPRILSVVPRVWRRLAATFLAAFALLFAYHAAFLLLFLALLVAADNGSGLATLTAFLLVLAYLAGLVYLSVVWHLASVVSVLEDYKGFHAMRRSKDLIRGKLPTAAAIFCTLNLVFAVVEVAFRAWVVRGASHGVGAGGRLFLGLLMLAALCAVVMLALVTQTVVYLVCKSYHHESIDKANISDHLEVYLGDYVPLKASDVQMEQFQV from the coding sequence ATGGACTGCGAGCCGGAGGAGCTGCAGTTCCTGGGCGTCGTGGGCGTCTACCGCGCCTCCGCTCAGATCCTGCGCGGCCCCCACCGCCCGCTCTTCGCCCGCATCGCCGCCGCCTTCGTACTCCCGCTCTCCGCCCTCTTTCTCCTCCACATCGCCATCTCCCACGCCCTCTTCACCCACATCGACTCCGACGACACCGCCCTCGACTCCACCGCCCCGGGCACCGCGCAGCGGGACCGCCTCCTCAGCCGCCTCGCCTCCGACTGGGcggccctcctcctcttcaaggCCGCCTAcctcctcgcgctcctcctcttctcgctcctctccaccgccgccgccgtcttctCCGTCGCCTCCGTCTACTCCGCCAAGCACGACGCGCTCTCCTTCCCGCGCATCCTCTCCGTCGTCCCACGCGTCTGGCGCCGCCTCGCTGCCACCTTCCTCGCCGCCTTCGCGCTCCTCTTCGCCTaccacgccgccttcctcctcctcttcctcgcgCTCCTCGTCGCCGCCGACAACGGCTCCGGCCTCGCCACCCTCACGGccttcctcctcgtcctcgcctACCTCGCCGGCCTTGTCTACCTCAGCGTCGTTTGGCACCTCGCCAGCGTCGTCTCCGTGCTCGAGGACTACAAGGGATTCCACGCCATGCGCAGGAGCAAGGACCTCATCAGGGGCAAGCTCCCCACCGCCGCAGCCATCTTCTGCACTCTCAACCTCGTCTTCGCCGTCGTCGAGGTCGCCTTCCGCGCCTGGGTCGTCCGGGGAGCGAGCCACggcgtcggcgccggcggcagGCTCTTCCTGGGCCTCCTCATGCTCGCGGCGCTGTGCGCGGTTGTGATGCTGGCGCTGGTCACGCAGACGGTGGTGTACCTGGTGTGCAAGAGCTACCACCATGAGAGCATCGACAAGGCCAACATCTCCGACCACCTCGAGGTCTACCTCGGCGACTACGTCCCGCTCAAGGCCTCCGACGTGCAGATGGAGCAATTCCAGGTCTGA
- the LOC133895905 gene encoding uncharacterized protein LOC133895905: protein MEFEPEELQFLGVAGIYRASAQILRGSHRPLFARIAAAFVLPLSALFLLHIAISHALFTHIDSDDTALDSTVSPAQRDRLLSRLASDWAALLLFKAAYFLALLLLSLLSTAAAVFSVASVYSAKYDALSFPRVLSVVPRVWRRLAATFLAAFALLFAYHVAFLLLFLALLIAADNGSGIAGLLAFLLLVAYLAGLVYLSVVWHLASVVSVLEDYKGFHAMRKSKDLIRGKLWTAAAIFATLNLVFAVVEVAFRAWVVRGATHGVGAGGRLFLGLLMLAALCAVVMLALVTQTVVYLVCKSYHHESIDKANISDHLEVYLGDYVPLKASDVQMEQFQV, encoded by the coding sequence ATGGAGTTCGAGCCGGAGGAGCTCCAGTTCCTGGGCGTCGCGGGCATCTACCGCGCCTCCGCCCAGATCCTGCGGGGCTCCCACCGCCCGCTCTTCGCCCGCATCGCCGCCGCCTTCGTCCTCCCGCTCTCCgcgctcttcctcctccacatCGCCATCTCCCACGCCCTCTTCACCCACATCGATTCCGACGACACCGCCCTCGACTCCACCGTCTCCCCCGCGCAGCGGGACCGCCTCCTCAGCCGCCTCGCCTCCGACTGGGcggccctcctcctcttcaaggCCGCCTACTTCctggccctcctcctcctctcgctcctctccaccgccgccgccgtcttctCCGTCGCCTCCGTCTACTCCGCTAAATATGATGCCCTCTCCTTCCCGCGGGTGCTCTCCGTCGTCCCCCGCGTCTGGCGCCGCCTTGCCGCCACCTTCCTCGCCGCCTTCGCGCTCCTCTTCGCCTACCAcgtcgccttcctcctcctcttcctcgcgCTCCTCATCGCCGCCGACAACGGCTCGGGGATCGCCGGGCTTCtggccttcctcctcctcgtcgcctaCCTCGCGGGCCTCGTCTACCTCAGCGTCGTCTGGCACCTCGCCAGCGTCGTCTCCGTGCTCGAGGACTACAAGGGCTTCCACGCCATGCGCAAGAGCAAGGACCTCATCCGCGGCAAGCTCTGGACGGCCGCAGCCATCTTCGCCACGCTCAACCTCGTCTTCGCCGTCGTCGAGGTCGCCTTCCGCGCCTGGGTCGTCCGAGGCGCGACCCATGGTGTCGGCGCCGGGGGCAGGCTCTTCCTCGGCCTCCTCATGCTCGCGGCGCTGTGCGCGGTGGTGATGCTGGCGCTGGTCACGCAGACGGTGGTCTACCTGGTGTGCAAGAGCTACCACCACGAGAGCATCGACAAGGCCAACATCTCCGACCACCTCGAGGTCTACCTCGGCGACTACGTCCCCCTCAAGGCCTCCGACGTCCAGATGGAGCAATTTCAGGTCTGA